The following is a genomic window from Aricia agestis chromosome 20, ilAriAges1.1, whole genome shotgun sequence.
ttgctcaaaagtctttctataagaggtggtatcatcttacatttaagtctcgatttttttcgattgttatatctattctacggtattaaataactcagtactttatctgtgcaggcagtgacgtaaccttaagaccaaatttcaccaacgactgttaaagttaatgctcgaattagtatcacgatagctgtttcgtttttcatatgaatgaaagagaagacaggatattttaacaagctgttaacactaacagacgttggtgaaattggggctaaacctatcaatgataaatagtttatgggtaaagttgtgtaattggggggctaaataagctttaaaatttggcataatatataaagtttaacatacaaaaatgaagtacttattgtttgcacactgcacagctgtattgatttaaggggtaccagggtttttttataaaagcttttgacaccaattttgttgacatcgcgcgctataaactgaagtccacgcggacgaagtcgcgggcaacagctagtagaacataaaaaaaacaaagtctCCATGAAAAGAACAGCTCTGATACGATGACTCttattctatatttaaaaattgtacaaaaatagcaataattttttctttttttatacacTGTTTTTGCGCTCGACTGCgcggaagcatggctctctcatatcatcagtataatataataatgagtgTAAGCATAATTATATgcttatgttcatataattatattatggaaAAGTATTTTTTCCGGGATCGAAAACGGAAAAAGTTTTGTATGTTCTTACCCGCAACTCAAACAATAATATTCATCCAAATTTCGGCTTCGGCTCAAGTGTGAAGACGTAACCCACAGACAGACGCTCATtcaggtaatattattatgtcgtgCTCATATCATGCTACGTTTTTCCTCATTGTTGTACCAATTTACAAGTTCCGTAGTACCATCAGTTTCGTTCTTCCTGTCTTTAAATCATAAAATGAGTCAATTTGTCGTTTACCTTAAATGATGAAAAAGGACCTCGCAAACTAAAGGAAGTCCTTGCTAAGAAAAACATGTATGTAAGGTTAAGTTTATATTGCTATATGTATGATAGTGTAGTCTATTTTTGACCGTATTTTAGTTCATTATATTTTACGggcaatttttttatgaatccAAAGAGTGCTACAGAAAATATACACACGCTCGAAATTATTCCTCTTTTTGGCACagcaaatttatttatttatttaaatcaggcattttggctcatattttataaataccttaaagaCTAACATGCatatatttatactaaaactaacactaaacacacacggtcttactacaaaagatttatacACCTGTTGAACAATTGATGACAGAAaatttcagtacaaaatggtctcaaaagtattgtctgcgacgtggggcgcgacgtgtttgGAAGTCGTCCTCCTCCTGTAGATGAcaccaatcggccagaactcctccttctcgaaggtcgatAGATGACGCGTCCGACTCTCAACACAaaagagctaaaattcactttgtggccaAATAATATGCCAaggtttaacataatatttttttaaataataaccccTTGGGCCTTGGCGAGCGTAGTATTAAGTATAGTAACATTACCGACGCAATCAGGTAGAAACTAATATGTACTGACACTGTTACCAACAGcaaaaaagtaagtaaattaaGCTTGGCTGATTTATTTACTTCCATCAAACCAGTCTCCATCAGTCGAGATATTTTCTATAACAACTTATTTTTTGTCCAAATAACATACCCATTTTCAAGTTTGGAACACGATTCTTGTTTTAATACCAGACACAATATTAGCAGTAGTTCGGAGCACAATTCTGTAATAAGCTATTAACcattatagtacgggagccctaaaactattttttttattataattattattatgcaaatttttgtgagtagctttcaatctcgaaagtggtagctaacagagatagaaaggatttcatactttgacttgatggtcctaaaatatagattgttctatttgtaggacaatgttactcttaaattatataactattagcctatcaatatacaaaaaatcagcttgtcagggttttagggttcagtagtcaaccaagttttattGATTACGAGACCCTATGATAAGGAACCTCACTAAAACTTAACTAACATaatctaatttataaaatagtgCCCTAAAACGTCTTTAGTTGTATGCGCCTCGGAAATTATTGATGATAAAACAAAAGTATATTCTACAATATCTGCATAAAACTCTACCACCACACATGCGAAGCTGGGACGGTCCGCTAGTAAAACACACAAGCAAATACGCTCGAAAAACTTATCCCTGCAGTTGCTGGCACAGACAGATTGCTAAAACAGTTTTTAGGAGATTATCATAAATTGAGTAAGCAACAAATTACGTGAGCATAGACgataaaataaactatttcCAGCTTTTTTGGTGTCTGTTCCTTTTCAGTGTCTATCAATATAAGGGacaagccaaacgagcgtaatttgtgagtcgtgagccgcagaatttctgccgggcagaattttttcactcacaactcacaaatacgctcgtttggcttcgcccttatagaaaatatgacatattattatcatggcAAAGAGGGTTGTCCTATTCAATTCTCAGGGTTGTTTAGTGCCATTTTGACTTTGACGTAGATGGTGCAAGTTATTATGAGGATTGTTAtgtcaaatttttaaattattgtaaaattatgtCGTGCCTTACCCTGAATTCTCAAATAtttcattcataataattttatcgaCATTTTCTATCTACCTGTACtttacagttttaaaattactaaCGTTTATGTAAACgtgaataatttatataatgttAAAACCATTATTTGCATGCACTTTTTGCGTAATTCTAGACCTTATATATTTTCAGCCATTCTTAGATGTGAAGGCACAAAAAGTAGTTGTAGtgtttttataaaacttagcaTAAAAGGTGGAGCTTGGTAAAAACTGATAAGTGAGATTCTTTGGTTTTATTTAGGTATGTAATATGGTAGGTTTTGTTTTGGTACGTAATTATTTTGGCAGGTTTGGGATGAGTTTGAATAGAATAGAGTAAAATTGTTAGATTAAAGTTATGTTACAAgaagattataaaaaaatattttgctaatGCTTCAATTTACGTATTTTATCATTGATTATTTCAGTAAatgataattaaataaaacattatttccaTAACACAACTATTATAGtagtgaaataatatattagctTCAGTGATGATTCTATTTGAAttcaactaaataatatttataataatatatgtttttttaataaaattagggggtagacaagcaaacgggtgacctgatggaaagcaacaatataatattatgaattctaATTTAATTCTACAGGCGTTTTACATCAAAAGTACTGACAACATCGAATTTTTTGACCATCaattgcctttatttttcttagaTAATTTATCGTTGTTCCTATTGCTAAACTTATCGCACAGGCATATTAAACTAAACACATTAGGCTGAAAATACGCggctgaagttcggcatgattactcttgcaatgcgctacgcatataatataacgcaacgtaatttcggcagagtgtgtcatcactcatcactctGAGCTCATCaccaatttaaaatacattgcaagcgtaatcatgccgaacttcggccgcgttttttcggcctagtgtgtttagacacttatgcCAAAAACATTAACTAATTAAGCGGTTACGGTTACCGTAAAATATGGCCcacattattgactttaaccagagATTAGACCGTTGATTTGACAGTCtgttacagttaaagtaagttggtgcaacccactctaagtGAATGATATTTCAGCAAGGATGACCTTATTACTGTCAAGTCTCCTTTTGACGTATTTGGTGGTATACATAGGTGCTGAAAACACATACACGACGCAATATGACGGTGTGGATTTGGATGAGATTTTAACGAACGACCGTATGTTGACTGCGTATATCAACTGCTTGCTGGATAAGGGTCCGTGCACGCCTGATGGGAAGGAGTTGAAGAGTAGGTATTTAGTTTAAAATgtgaagttttttattttttattttaaaggtatttttaaagcacttagCTAGTTAAAACGACAATTCGACATTTAAAGTTTCAGGGatctttgaataaaatatttgaattacaAGTAGAAAACATCTACTTCAAGTTAAAACTCGTATGAAAACTCAAAAGTGGCTAGCCTTCTAGCTAGgcagatcgggctgaaatttggcatgcaggtagatgttacaacgaaggcattcgctaagaaaggattttgataaattccaatcccaagggactaaaataggggatgaaagtttgtatataataatacttcataacgcgagcgaagccgcgggcaaaagctcgtacaagATAAAAACATGAAGGACATGCCTACATAAATATTGATACTAAAATATTCTGTAAGCTActatgaaataattaataatcaggCGTTTTATAGTTCAGAATGTAGGTTTTCTTGTAATTCAGCGTCATAAAACAATATTGTAAATATCTTAATTGTGTCATTTTACGAAAATAACATTATACAGGTAAATAAATAATCTATCATGTAGCAGAAAATacgttattatataaaataaatcaccTTAATACAATACAAAGCAATATAAAACAATACTCAAACAAGAATCTCGGTGCTACAAATATCGTAGGCGCTTCGTAGACGCCTACGAGTGGTTTACGAATTTTATTAGTTTTCGTAGCCCACTCTAtccgccgcactcagagacatttaatgatgattaatattaattaaatgaagagtttgacagataatgtgtgAGACATACCtatatcaaaatctttattttattacagttttAATAAGCCGTATATTACTTAGGTatttaccacggggccagactgacgtggtgaaaaacgtccatagatattattgtatgttattataataaagctGAAATTCTTTActactcttattattattataatatactcttAAGACTAGCACTAGTAATTTCTCTAATACtacttttatacaaaatactggctgtcccggcaaacgtttctttgccatataaattatttcacccgtaaattattttattgaagtgactaaataagtatattttatacctcACATTAATGAGATCATAAGCTTTTGTTATTATTGAGTGTTTAACTGTGAAAACGTGTAAATGGTGTTAAGTGTTTGTGTAGTATCTAAGATTGTAAATCaaatcactgtatgttttcctgataaaataaaaataaaaataaaataaaaatgccaccatggcaacgtccatcgctatcccgtcgcacaaacaatggtcgctgtcagtctcgagttgtaataatttactattttttattcaacaaatgcacttatcaaagTCCCCAGTACCCGATTCTCAgccccactgaatatgcatataaaatttggttaaaatcagtaaagccgtttcggaggagtacgcggcctaacattgtgacacaagaattttatatataagattatatcaatgcaaaagtgtgtctgtctgttacatcgaCACGCTTAAACGGCCGAACCAATttagttgaaatttggtatccaGGAAATACTATGAGCCCGAATggatatagaatactttttcTCCCGTAATAAttcgtttattattattatctcacCACATAAAGATCAATCCATttaatgtatggttcccgcgcaataGACGCATTTCtagtactatcagataagttgattcataggcagatagcggtcggcggacctacgttatttggtcgcgttatgcgAAGTCAAAACATGACCaatttgaattgacataatctgacCGCATCACAATTTTTTCGATGAATGATTAattttcctcgatggtaccatcgaggaaattgattcctaggcagttgacggacctacgtcatgtggtcggtttatgtcgattcaatgttagctgtgatcggtcggaggTTATTTAGGCCCACCATCTACTGCCATTgccgcctaggaatcaacttctctgacaagCACATTAAACTCAAGAATCTTCTAGAATATTCTTCCATGTGATTTCAGAAGATCTCCCCGACGCCATCGACAACGACTGCAGCAAGTGTAGCGAGAAACAGAAGGAGGGATCAGAGAGAGTGATGCACTACATCATAGACCACAGACCTGACGACTGGAACAAGCTGGAGAAAAAGTACGTAAAAGGATTATAATACacagtgtaacaaaattaagtgataataattttgagTGTGCCCcgatatagattatagagttcaccgttaaagtagcagcacttaaagagtaacttttttatcaCTTTCGAAAGGGAAAATTCGTGACGTTTGACTATCAGagcagctactttcacaatgaagtTTATATAAGGATTCACAAGAAAGctaagttatataatattactgatTAAGTACTGattaagggacacatacacttCCTACATTACTATcaataagttttgttacacattgtgtATAGGTTTACCCTCAATTCTCAAACCAATATGGTGGCTAACACACAAGTTGGATTTGGTCGAGCTTGTAGATTTAAGTCCATATTTTATGATTTCCCCTAAATATTGGTGCAAAAGAACTTCTggttatacttaattaatttcagGTTAAAGTGTAACCCGACTGAGATACTTACTGAGTTAACCTAGCTTTAAAGGTAAACATAGATTTTATTATGTTGTGTCTTTCGTATATgctggaagttgctttccattataCTCAGACGGTTGCTAATTAACGTTTTACAatgtaacaatataattaaacgagcttttgcccgcggcttcgctcacgttaagaagtattattatatacaaatttcatcccc
Proteins encoded in this region:
- the LOC121737262 gene encoding ejaculatory bulb-specific protein 3-like, which codes for MTLLLSSLLLTYLVVYIGAENTYTTQYDGVDLDEILTNDRMLTAYINCLLDKGPCTPDGKELKKDLPDAIDNDCSKCSEKQKEGSERVMHYIIDHRPDDWNKLEKKYNADGSYKLKYMTKKKNSSENDKKNSVEDEH